A part of Streptomyces sp. NBC_01235 genomic DNA contains:
- a CDS encoding flavin reductase family protein — protein MSRLADGVVLVTAREPSLDPDDPGAPDAEDVGMTATAFVSVSLDPPLVLVSLRNGSRMDDLLDEQPLWAVSVLSESQRHIAGRFAMKGRISDRLLFEDLPCARGEASGAPLVGGALATLECRTEQRVPAGDHTLVIGRVLTAAVPSADGGPLVYFRGRYRQLG, from the coding sequence ATGTCCCGGCTCGCCGACGGCGTGGTCCTGGTGACCGCCCGGGAGCCGTCCCTGGACCCCGACGATCCCGGGGCGCCGGACGCCGAGGACGTCGGCATGACGGCGACCGCCTTCGTGTCGGTCTCCCTGGACCCGCCACTGGTCCTGGTCAGCCTGCGCAACGGCTCCCGCATGGACGACCTGCTCGACGAACAGCCCCTGTGGGCGGTGTCGGTGCTCTCCGAGAGCCAGCGGCACATCGCCGGCCGCTTCGCCATGAAGGGACGTATCAGCGACCGGCTGCTCTTCGAGGACCTCCCCTGCGCCCGCGGCGAGGCCAGCGGCGCGCCCCTGGTCGGCGGCGCCCTGGCGACCCTGGAGTGCCGCACCGAGCAGCGGGTCCCGGCGGGCGACCACACACTGGTGATCGGCCGCGTGCTGACCGCGGCGGTACCGAGCGCGGACGGCGGCCCCCTTGTCTACTTCCGGGGCCGCTACCGGCAGTTGGGCTGA
- a CDS encoding sigma-70 family RNA polymerase sigma factor, with amino-acid sequence MATGDDDFLADSFEAHRGRLRAVAHRMLGSAAEADDAVQEAWVRLSRSESKEIDNLAGWLTTVVGRVCLDMLRSRRSRAEEPLESWTADPTAVSAPVAPAAVSASSTVSDPAQDALLADSVGVALLVVLDTLAPAERLAFVLHDLFAVPYEEVAGIVDRTPEAARQLASRARRRVRGAAEPDVDLVRQRKVVDAFLAAAREGDFDGLLAVLDPDVVARSGAGVTTGAAAVARGASSFAQLAAVARPALVDGATGLVVLVDGRVERALAFTFVRGGRIALIDITTDPGLLSRLEVTLLQPGDDQDGA; translated from the coding sequence ATGGCAACAGGTGACGACGACTTCCTCGCCGACTCCTTCGAGGCGCACCGCGGGCGGCTGCGCGCCGTCGCCCACCGCATGCTCGGCTCGGCCGCCGAGGCCGACGACGCCGTGCAGGAGGCGTGGGTGCGGCTCAGCCGGAGCGAGAGCAAGGAGATCGACAACCTCGCCGGGTGGCTGACCACCGTCGTCGGCCGGGTCTGCCTGGACATGCTGCGCTCGCGCCGCTCCCGTGCCGAGGAGCCGCTGGAGAGCTGGACCGCGGACCCGACCGCCGTGTCCGCCCCGGTCGCCCCGGCTGCCGTGTCCGCCTCGTCGACCGTGTCCGACCCCGCGCAGGACGCGCTGCTCGCCGACTCCGTGGGTGTCGCCCTTCTCGTCGTCCTGGACACCCTCGCTCCTGCCGAGCGGCTGGCGTTCGTGCTGCACGACCTGTTCGCGGTGCCGTACGAGGAGGTTGCGGGCATCGTCGACCGGACCCCGGAAGCCGCCCGGCAGCTCGCCAGCCGGGCCCGGCGCCGGGTGCGGGGCGCCGCGGAGCCGGACGTCGATCTCGTCCGGCAGCGGAAGGTCGTGGACGCCTTTCTGGCCGCCGCCCGGGAGGGGGACTTCGACGGACTGCTCGCCGTCCTCGATCCGGACGTCGTGGCCCGCTCCGGGGCAGGGGTGACCACGGGCGCGGCGGCGGTCGCGCGCGGCGCGTCGAGCTTCGCCCAGCTGGCCGCAGTGGCCCGGCCCGCCCTGGTGGACGGCGCGACCGGACTGGTGGTGCTGGTCGACGGCCGCGTGGAGCGGGCGCTCGCCTTCACGTTCGTACGCGGCGGCCGGATCGCCCTGATCGACATCACGACCGACCCCGGACTCCTCTCCCGGCTGGAGGTGACTCTCCTCCAGCCCGGCGACGACCAGGACGGGGCCTGA
- the arfB gene encoding alternative ribosome rescue aminoacyl-tRNA hydrolase ArfB: protein MDGMSGPYVVRGSVSLPEAELMWRFSRSSGPGGQHVNTSDSQVELRFDLARTEALPEVWKARALQRLAGRLVDGVVTVRASEHRSQWRNRETAAVRLAALLAEATAPPPKPRRPTRIPRGINERRLREKKQRSETKRGRNGRDWS from the coding sequence ATGGACGGCATGTCTGGTCCCTATGTCGTCCGCGGCTCCGTCTCCCTACCCGAGGCCGAGCTCATGTGGCGTTTCTCGCGGTCTTCGGGGCCGGGCGGGCAGCACGTCAACACCAGCGACTCGCAGGTGGAGCTCCGCTTCGACCTCGCGCGCACCGAGGCGCTGCCCGAGGTGTGGAAGGCGCGGGCGCTCCAGCGGCTGGCCGGGCGGCTCGTCGACGGCGTCGTCACCGTCCGCGCCTCCGAGCACCGCTCCCAGTGGCGCAACCGCGAGACCGCCGCCGTACGCCTCGCCGCCCTCCTCGCCGAGGCCACCGCCCCGCCGCCCAAGCCGCGCCGGCCGACCCGGATACCGCGCGGGATCAACGAGCGCCGGTTGCGCGAGAAGAAGCAGCGGTCGGAGACGAAGCGGGGGAGAAACGGGCGGGACTGGTCCTGA
- a CDS encoding TerD family protein — translation MAVSLSKGGNVSLTKEAPGLTAVTVGLGWDVRTTTGTDFDLDASAIAVNPQGKVYSDGHFVFFNNKQTPDQTIVHTGDNRTGEGAGDDEAINVNLAGLPADVDKIVFPVSIYDAENRSQNFGQVRNAYIRIVNQAGGAEIARYDLSEDAATETAMVFGELYRNGAEWKFRAVGQGYASGLVGIAQDFGVNV, via the coding sequence ATGGCTGTAAGCCTGTCCAAGGGTGGCAACGTCTCGCTCACCAAGGAGGCTCCGGGCCTGACCGCCGTCACCGTGGGCCTCGGCTGGGACGTCCGCACCACCACCGGCACGGACTTCGACCTCGACGCCTCCGCGATCGCGGTCAACCCCCAGGGCAAGGTCTACTCGGACGGTCACTTCGTCTTCTTCAACAACAAGCAGACGCCGGACCAGACCATCGTCCACACCGGCGACAACCGCACCGGTGAGGGCGCGGGCGACGACGAGGCGATCAACGTCAACCTGGCCGGTCTCCCGGCCGACGTCGACAAGATCGTCTTCCCGGTCTCGATCTACGACGCGGAGAACCGCTCGCAGAACTTCGGCCAGGTCCGCAACGCCTACATCCGCATCGTCAACCAGGCCGGCGGCGCCGAGATCGCCCGCTACGACCTCTCGGAGGACGCGGCCACCGAGACGGCCATGGTCTTCGGCGAGCTCTACCGCAACGGCGCGGAGTGGAAGTTCCGCGCGGTCGGCCAGGGTTACGCCTCGGGCCTGGTGGGCATCGCCCAGGACTTCGGCGTCAACGTCTGA
- a CDS encoding N,N-dimethylformamidase beta subunit family domain-containing protein: protein MSVVSRRRAIGTFGAGAVAATGIGAAYAYRDTPAGPPPRPPVRKATATGANLVVSENTHAGTAGWNVPPEARLSTKDRVGQIQGYASTTSVAPGEPIAFHVSVRTPQPFHVEIYRLGDYGGMGGRLMTKSPALTGIRQPTPAPHPGTGAIVCDWRPSWTHRVPATWVSGVYMAVFQAKDGHRSCTPFVVREPNRPADLLVVLPFTTYQAYNQWPLDGRTGKNLYKGYARPGVVGNNAHRAFHVSFDRPYSDHGLPRWAELDLAFTRWVEAGGHDVTYATSVDLHEGRVDPERYAAMVFPGHDEYWSKAMRDTVEKAVDVGTHVAFLAANNIYFHVRLIDAADGTPARTVACYKQTADPSPDEHGPTERWRDLRDEHGRKRGRAEQGVLGVQYNGILSEPAPLVVREPGHWFWEGTGLKDGEEIPGLVGGEADGYDDRMPSPKGASRTLLSESPYGDTFGAGGGRGRRIQNTGLCEHENGTLVFVAGTFHWPLALQDPAHHDPRVERATRNLVERMLRSRVQTEV, encoded by the coding sequence ATGTCCGTCGTCAGTCGTCGCAGGGCCATCGGTACGTTCGGGGCGGGGGCGGTCGCCGCCACCGGGATCGGGGCGGCGTACGCGTACCGCGACACCCCCGCGGGGCCCCCGCCCCGGCCGCCCGTCCGGAAGGCCACCGCCACGGGCGCCAACCTGGTGGTGAGCGAGAACACGCACGCGGGAACGGCCGGCTGGAACGTTCCTCCAGAGGCCCGCCTCAGCACCAAGGACCGCGTGGGACAGATCCAGGGCTACGCCTCGACGACCTCCGTCGCCCCCGGGGAGCCGATCGCCTTCCACGTGTCCGTACGGACACCGCAGCCCTTCCACGTCGAGATCTACCGGCTCGGCGACTACGGGGGCATGGGCGGCCGCCTGATGACGAAAAGCCCGGCCCTGACCGGCATCCGGCAGCCCACCCCCGCCCCGCACCCCGGAACCGGCGCCATCGTGTGCGACTGGCGCCCGTCCTGGACGCACCGCGTCCCCGCCACCTGGGTGTCGGGCGTGTACATGGCCGTCTTCCAGGCCAAGGACGGCCACCGCAGCTGCACCCCGTTCGTCGTCCGCGAGCCGAACCGCCCCGCGGACCTGCTCGTGGTCCTCCCCTTCACCACCTACCAGGCCTACAACCAGTGGCCCCTGGACGGCCGTACCGGCAAGAACCTCTACAAGGGCTACGCCCGCCCCGGGGTCGTCGGCAACAACGCCCACCGCGCGTTCCACGTGTCGTTCGACCGCCCCTACTCCGACCACGGTCTTCCCCGGTGGGCGGAGCTGGACCTCGCGTTCACGCGCTGGGTGGAGGCCGGCGGCCACGACGTGACGTACGCGACGAGCGTCGACCTGCACGAGGGACGCGTCGATCCGGAGCGCTACGCGGCGATGGTCTTCCCCGGCCACGACGAGTACTGGTCGAAGGCCATGCGGGACACCGTGGAGAAGGCGGTGGACGTCGGCACGCATGTCGCCTTCCTCGCGGCCAACAACATCTACTTCCACGTACGGCTCATCGACGCGGCCGACGGCACACCCGCCCGCACCGTCGCCTGCTACAAGCAGACCGCGGACCCCTCCCCCGACGAACACGGCCCCACCGAGCGCTGGCGCGACCTGCGGGACGAGCACGGCAGGAAGCGCGGGCGGGCCGAACAGGGCGTGCTGGGCGTCCAGTACAACGGCATCCTGTCCGAACCGGCGCCCCTGGTCGTCCGCGAGCCGGGTCACTGGTTCTGGGAGGGCACCGGGCTCAAGGACGGCGAGGAGATACCCGGCCTCGTGGGCGGCGAGGCCGACGGCTACGACGACAGGATGCCGTCCCCCAAGGGCGCCAGTCGCACCCTCCTCTCGGAGTCCCCCTACGGCGACACCTTCGGCGCGGGCGGCGGCCGCGGGCGCCGCATCCAGAACACCGGCCTCTGCGAACACGAAAACGGCACCCTCGTCTTCGTAGCCGGCACCTTCCACTGGCCCCTCGCCCTCCAGGACCCGGCCCACCACGACCCACGCGTCGAACGCGCGACGCGCAACCTCGTCGAGCGGATGCTGAGATCGCGCGTGCAGACCGAGGTCTGA
- a CDS encoding IS607 family transposase, whose translation MNLTEWAKTQGVHPQTAYRWFREGMLPVPAQRVGPRTILVNIDANTTPEAIGGVGLYARVSSHDQKTDLERQVARLSAWATKAGHRVVRVEAEIASGMNGHRSKARRLLADPDVTCVVVEHKDRLGRMNVELVEAALSATGRRLLVLDDGEVEDDLVRDMVEALTSFCARLYGRRSAKNRARKALEAAEHG comes from the coding sequence GTGAATCTGACGGAATGGGCAAAGACGCAGGGTGTGCATCCGCAGACCGCGTATCGCTGGTTCCGTGAGGGGATGTTGCCGGTACCGGCTCAGCGGGTCGGGCCACGCACGATCCTGGTGAACATCGACGCGAACACCACGCCCGAGGCCATCGGCGGTGTGGGCCTGTATGCCCGCGTGTCCTCGCACGATCAGAAGACCGATCTGGAACGCCAGGTCGCTCGGCTGTCGGCGTGGGCAACGAAGGCCGGTCACCGAGTCGTTCGTGTTGAGGCGGAGATCGCTTCCGGGATGAACGGCCACCGTTCCAAGGCCCGGCGTCTGCTGGCCGACCCGGACGTGACCTGTGTGGTGGTGGAGCACAAGGACCGGCTCGGCCGGATGAACGTCGAGCTTGTCGAGGCCGCCTTGTCCGCGACGGGCCGTCGGCTGCTGGTCCTGGACGACGGCGAGGTCGAAGACGATCTGGTGCGGGACATGGTGGAGGCGCTGACCTCGTTCTGCGCCCGCCTGTACGGGCGCAGGTCGGCGAAGAACCGCGCCCGCAAGGCACTGGAAGCCGCCGAACATGGCTGA
- a CDS encoding transposase, whose translation MADLRPIAAPFVALGPSGVAIRTRLKDLTPEDEKVLRLVGAHLGSLASKDLKARCADGLEHSTESWAARKRDLTAESSSRWAGSITKATHDQWALARRGQAAYVQSLEAGITTIRHRLLLPVGEKGTKRAPGGYRSAHEWFQKTRRLHVLEDRLDQVGADRKAGRVHVVRGGKRLLGTRHNLDKAQLTEAEWRQRWEAGRWFLQADGESGKRFGNETIRITPEGEVSIKLPAPLADLANAKHGRYALAAKVRFPHRGQERADRVEANRAVAYRILPHSRLRSSGGTPIDTGRGRWYVDASWQIPPTKTIPLKAALAGGVIGVDTNADHLAAWRLDTHGNPIGQPRRFFYDLSGNAQHRDAQVRHALTRLLNWAKSCGVKAIAVEDLDFQAEKTREKHGRKRRFRQLISGMPTGKLRARLASMTDATGIAVIAVDPAYTSKWGAQHWQKPMAGPTRKTTRHDAASIAIGRRAQGHPIRRRTTPPRAHQSDVHGHRTVQADRRTPGREGPRPRIPGPRTRSVPPDAASTRATRTSKTVRGVRSDQIWVQDSLLLTD comes from the coding sequence ATGGCTGACCTCCGCCCGATTGCCGCGCCGTTCGTGGCTCTCGGCCCGTCGGGTGTTGCGATCCGTACCCGGCTCAAGGACCTCACGCCCGAGGATGAAAAGGTTCTGCGCTTGGTGGGGGCGCACCTGGGCTCGCTCGCTTCGAAGGACCTCAAAGCGCGTTGCGCTGACGGCCTGGAGCACTCCACCGAGTCATGGGCGGCCCGTAAGAGGGACCTGACGGCCGAGTCGTCGTCCAGGTGGGCCGGGTCGATCACGAAGGCCACGCATGACCAGTGGGCGCTCGCCCGGCGCGGCCAGGCCGCATACGTGCAGTCCCTCGAAGCCGGTATCACGACGATCCGGCACCGGCTGTTGCTGCCGGTCGGGGAGAAGGGCACCAAGCGGGCTCCGGGCGGCTACCGCTCCGCGCACGAGTGGTTCCAGAAGACGCGACGGCTGCATGTGCTGGAGGACCGGCTCGACCAGGTCGGGGCTGACCGCAAAGCAGGCCGAGTGCATGTCGTGCGTGGCGGTAAACGTCTGCTCGGCACCCGCCACAACCTCGACAAGGCGCAGCTCACCGAGGCCGAGTGGCGTCAGCGGTGGGAAGCCGGGCGCTGGTTCCTCCAGGCGGACGGCGAGTCGGGGAAAAGGTTCGGCAACGAGACGATCCGCATCACGCCCGAGGGTGAAGTATCGATCAAGCTCCCGGCCCCGCTCGCCGACCTGGCGAACGCCAAGCACGGCCGGTACGCACTCGCTGCGAAGGTGCGGTTCCCTCACCGGGGGCAGGAGCGGGCCGACCGCGTGGAGGCCAACCGGGCCGTGGCCTACCGCATCCTCCCCCACTCTCGGCTTCGCTCGAGCGGGGGGACCCCCATCGACACGGGGCGCGGGCGCTGGTACGTGGACGCCTCCTGGCAGATCCCACCCACCAAGACCATCCCACTCAAAGCCGCCCTCGCCGGTGGCGTGATCGGCGTGGACACCAATGCCGACCACCTCGCCGCATGGCGCCTGGACACTCACGGCAACCCGATCGGCCAGCCACGCCGGTTCTTCTACGACCTGTCCGGCAACGCCCAGCACCGCGACGCCCAGGTCCGGCACGCCCTCACACGGCTGCTGAACTGGGCCAAGAGCTGCGGCGTCAAGGCCATCGCGGTCGAAGACCTCGACTTCCAGGCCGAAAAAACCAGAGAGAAGCACGGGCGCAAGCGCCGATTCCGGCAGCTCATCTCCGGCATGCCGACCGGCAAGCTCCGCGCCCGGCTGGCCTCCATGACCGACGCCACAGGTATCGCGGTCATCGCCGTGGACCCGGCCTACACCAGCAAGTGGGGCGCCCAGCACTGGCAAAAGCCGATGGCCGGCCCCACCCGTAAGACCACCCGGCACGATGCGGCGAGCATCGCGATCGGACGACGCGCCCAGGGGCACCCGATCCGGCGACGGACGACACCGCCCCGTGCACACCAGAGCGATGTGCACGGGCATCGGACCGTCCAGGCCGACCGGCGTACCCCTGGGCGCGAGGGACCCCGCCCCCGCATCCCCGGACCACGGACACGATCCGTGCCGCCGGACGCGGCGAGCACGCGGGCGACCAGGACATCCAAAACCGTTCGGGGTGTCCGCAGTGACCAGATATGGGTCCAAGACTCACTCCTGCTCACTGATTAG
- a CDS encoding cytidine deaminase produces MAVDQELVDAAIELARTRFPGADWSGAAALRLDDGTILTSVAPEVPNTAVNLCHETGAICEAFKLGRRVVASVCVTAADGDRGYWILAPCGVCQERLFTYGPDVEVAVPEPTDPRRWHTLRLRDVQPHWFARVFEEDVWPFDTEGADSGR; encoded by the coding sequence ATGGCCGTTGATCAAGAACTAGTGGACGCCGCAATCGAGTTGGCGCGCACCCGCTTCCCCGGAGCGGACTGGTCCGGAGCGGCGGCGCTGCGTCTCGACGACGGAACGATCCTCACGAGCGTCGCCCCCGAAGTCCCGAACACCGCGGTGAACCTGTGCCATGAGACGGGCGCGATCTGTGAGGCGTTCAAGCTGGGGCGCCGCGTGGTCGCGTCGGTGTGCGTGACCGCCGCCGACGGCGATCGCGGCTACTGGATCCTGGCCCCCTGCGGCGTCTGCCAGGAACGGCTCTTCACCTACGGCCCGGATGTGGAGGTCGCGGTCCCCGAACCCACGGATCCCCGCCGCTGGCACACCCTCCGCCTGCGCGACGTCCAGCCTCATTGGTTCGCCCGGGTGTTCGAAGAGGATGTGTGGCCGTTCGACACCGAGGGGGCGGACTCGGGTCGCTGA
- a CDS encoding 2-oxo acid dehydrogenase subunit E2: MRKHGMTPDGSRRATSPAAADRPRGVDVGPFPPSRRLVIAAVRAGRRMAAMHSLVDLDVTKARNLLARSAEPVSFTAFVVVSVARAAAAHPQVHAYRNWRGRLVRHRHVDVNTLVEVTTGQGLFTLPHVLHDADIRDVQDLTAELRAAKHDYATTSTGRLLDRFGTTMTRVPGLVPTMYAVLARSVRLRRLTGTVAVTAVGMFGAGGGFGIAPPSLMPLQVVIGGATQRPRVVDGRIEVRDVLDLTITFDHNVIDGAPAARFVAELRHLIEDAEALRAPAAGTSDGHKTGTAE, from the coding sequence ATGCGCAAGCACGGCATGACACCTGACGGCAGCCGCCGGGCGACGTCCCCCGCTGCTGCGGACCGGCCACGCGGGGTCGACGTCGGGCCCTTCCCGCCGAGTCGGCGGCTGGTGATCGCGGCCGTGCGGGCCGGTCGGCGCATGGCGGCCATGCACAGCCTCGTCGATCTCGACGTCACGAAGGCGCGGAACCTGCTCGCGCGGTCCGCGGAACCGGTGTCGTTCACCGCGTTCGTCGTGGTGTCCGTCGCGCGGGCAGCTGCGGCGCACCCGCAGGTGCATGCCTACCGGAACTGGCGCGGCCGACTGGTCCGGCACCGCCATGTCGACGTGAACACGCTCGTGGAGGTCACGACAGGGCAAGGCCTCTTCACTCTCCCGCATGTGCTGCATGATGCCGACATCCGCGATGTACAGGACCTCACGGCGGAACTGCGGGCCGCCAAGCACGACTACGCCACGACGAGCACGGGGCGTCTCCTTGATCGCTTCGGCACCACCATGACTCGCGTCCCCGGCCTCGTTCCGACGATGTACGCAGTGCTGGCCAGGTCCGTCCGGCTCCGCCGGCTGACCGGGACGGTCGCGGTCACAGCGGTGGGAATGTTCGGCGCCGGCGGCGGGTTCGGCATTGCCCCGCCGAGCCTGATGCCTCTCCAGGTGGTCATCGGCGGTGCGACCCAGCGGCCCCGTGTCGTGGACGGACGGATCGAGGTCCGTGACGTGCTCGACCTGACGATCACCTTCGACCACAACGTGATCGACGGCGCACCCGCCGCCCGGTTCGTCGCGGAGCTGCGCCACCTCATCGAGGACGCCGAGGCGCTACGCGCACCCGCCGCCGGCACGAGTGATGGACACAAGACTGGTACAGCTGAGTAG
- a CDS encoding S66 peptidase family protein — protein sequence MSRDPEVRAIIAHDGGQTVLGYLDLIDVEAVTADPKPILGYSDISLLHLVLYARTGLVGFHADVATPGLGGHWQAAPAARQAVLEKIYSTLLTGTEAIGALPATPSWECWRAGRAEGRLIGGLINRIVLAQATPYALPLERFDGAVLFWEEAGGHASHVWSYLQVLRHAGILDRIAGMVVGIPTAIDGLDSPDASPTLQEMVLDVLGDRDIPVLGNVEVGHAGPNLPMPVGIRVALDAQQRTLSLLEPAVRPLTVTGPGG from the coding sequence GTGTCGCGTGATCCCGAGGTGCGCGCGATCATCGCGCATGACGGCGGCCAGACGGTGCTCGGTTACCTCGACCTGATCGACGTCGAGGCGGTCACTGCCGACCCCAAGCCGATCCTCGGCTACAGCGACATCTCGCTGCTGCATCTGGTGCTCTACGCGCGCACGGGTCTGGTCGGGTTCCACGCCGACGTGGCCACCCCTGGACTCGGCGGGCACTGGCAGGCCGCGCCCGCAGCGCGCCAAGCGGTGCTGGAGAAGATCTACTCGACGCTGCTGACCGGCACGGAGGCGATCGGTGCGCTGCCGGCCACCCCGTCGTGGGAGTGCTGGCGTGCCGGTCGCGCCGAAGGCCGGCTGATCGGCGGGTTGATCAATCGCATCGTGCTGGCGCAGGCGACGCCTTACGCGCTGCCGCTCGAACGGTTCGACGGCGCGGTGCTGTTCTGGGAGGAGGCGGGCGGCCACGCATCGCATGTGTGGAGCTATCTGCAGGTACTGCGGCACGCCGGCATCCTCGATCGGATCGCCGGCATGGTCGTGGGCATCCCGACCGCGATCGACGGACTCGACTCGCCCGACGCGTCCCCGACCCTGCAAGAGATGGTCCTCGACGTCCTCGGCGACCGTGACATCCCGGTCCTGGGCAACGTCGAGGTCGGACACGCCGGCCCGAATCTGCCGATGCCGGTCGGCATCCGCGTCGCCCTCGACGCGCAGCAGCGGACATTGTCGCTGCTCGAACCGGCGGTACGGCCGCTCACGGTGACCGGACCGGGCGGCTGA
- a CDS encoding winged helix-turn-helix transcriptional regulator: protein MTTLNRPGAPDGHVCGIDAAMEVIGGKWKVLILWALHERPHRRFGELRRLLPGVTEKVLASHLREMEADGIVHRTSYDEVPPRVEYSLTANGAALNAALEPLAAWGRERRTAQRLQG from the coding sequence ATGACGACGCTGAACCGGCCGGGTGCACCGGACGGACACGTCTGCGGGATCGACGCCGCGATGGAGGTGATCGGCGGCAAGTGGAAGGTGCTGATCCTCTGGGCGCTCCACGAGCGGCCGCACCGCCGCTTCGGCGAACTGCGCCGACTGCTTCCGGGCGTCACCGAGAAGGTGCTCGCCTCCCATCTGCGCGAGATGGAGGCCGACGGCATCGTCCACCGCACTTCGTACGACGAGGTGCCGCCCCGCGTCGAGTACTCCCTGACCGCGAACGGCGCCGCCCTCAATGCCGCACTCGAACCGCTGGCGGCCTGGGGGCGCGAGCGGCGGACCGCTCAACGCCTGCAGGGCTGA
- a CDS encoding NAD(P)-dependent oxidoreductase — MTRTPVEKNSVVEKAPVAEKTPVTLLGLGAMGTALARTWLAAGHALTVWNRTPARAAALAPEGARIAKDVAEAVVAASTLVVVCLLDDASVDEALDGADLVGKDLVNLTTSTPAQARARAEWARTRGARYLDGGIMAVPPMIGVPEAGGYVFYSGSRDVFEQHRQTLGVPARTTYVGENAGFAALHDVALLSAMYAMFAGVAHAFALIRKEDIDPASLAPLLADWLVAMAPTVHQTAEQLRSGDYTKGVVSGLAMQVAGTPTFVSTAEQQGVSPELLSPYFALMRRRLADGSGENGEEGLTGVIDLLVR, encoded by the coding sequence ATGACACGCACCCCAGTTGAGAAGAACTCAGTCGTCGAGAAGGCCCCCGTTGCCGAGAAGACCCCCGTCACGCTGCTGGGTCTCGGGGCGATGGGCACCGCACTGGCCCGCACCTGGCTCGCCGCAGGCCACGCACTCACGGTGTGGAACCGCACTCCTGCCCGCGCCGCAGCACTCGCCCCCGAGGGCGCGCGGATCGCGAAGGACGTCGCCGAGGCAGTCGTCGCGGCGAGCACCCTGGTCGTCGTCTGCCTGCTGGACGACGCCTCGGTCGACGAGGCTCTGGACGGCGCCGACCTGGTTGGAAAGGACTTGGTCAACCTCACCACGAGCACCCCCGCACAGGCCCGTGCCCGCGCGGAGTGGGCCCGCACGCGCGGCGCCCGCTACCTGGACGGCGGGATCATGGCCGTCCCGCCGATGATCGGTGTCCCCGAGGCCGGCGGCTACGTCTTCTACAGCGGCTCCCGAGACGTGTTCGAGCAGCACCGGCAGACGCTGGGCGTCCCGGCCCGCACCACCTACGTCGGCGAGAACGCGGGCTTCGCGGCACTGCACGACGTGGCCCTGCTCAGCGCCATGTACGCGATGTTCGCCGGCGTCGCGCACGCCTTCGCCCTGATCCGCAAGGAGGACATCGACCCCGCGTCGCTCGCTCCGCTGCTCGCCGACTGGCTCGTCGCGATGGCCCCGACCGTCCATCAGACCGCCGAGCAGCTGCGCAGCGGCGACTACACCAAGGGCGTGGTGTCCGGTCTCGCCATGCAGGTGGCCGGCACGCCGACGTTCGTGAGCACGGCCGAGCAGCAGGGCGTCAGTCCCGAACTGCTCAGCCCCTACTTCGCCCTGATGCGCCGCCGCCTGGCCGACGGCAGCGGTGAGAACGGTGAGGAGGGCCTGACCGGCGTGATCGACCTGTTGGTGCGCTGA